AACAGATCGCGGAACAGCAGGGGGCAACGGCACAACGTTACAGCGAGAACACCAGAGATTGCAATCCGTTGACCCCTGCCACAATTTTCTTCGGGCTCATCAAATGAGAAGCCCCTGGCATTCTGGGGGAAAGAATGGCCAGGGGCAGCGGGGGGAGAATGCTTCTTTTTATTGAGGGGGAAGCCTCACTCCCGTACGGGGGGACGTCGCGGGAGTGAGGCGGAGGGGGCTCGTTAATTCAGCGAGGGCCAGGTGGCTCGCTGACGGATTTCGCGTTGGTGTTCTCGTCGGCAATCTTCAATATCGCTCAGCATTCGCTCGGTCAGATAGATCACGAAGGGGGCTCCCTCCGAAAGATCGATATCCTGATATTTCTCCAGGATCATATCCAACTTGGTGCGAAGGCGATTAGTTTCCAGTTGGCGCGGGGTAACTTGCATGGTGCGCTCCTCCCTAAGGGTTAAACGTTTGGTTGAGAACGAAGAAATGTAATGCATGTACCGTGCCAGAAGTATCGAATTTACTGGAAACAATTCGCAACTAATTGCAATTAAACGCTTTACGGCAATATCGGCATTTCGATTATGATTCGCATCCCTCTTGTAAATCTTGGAAAAACTTTCAAATGAAGGTATCTTGAGAGAAAGTTTACAAAAACTGATGTTTTTTGTTACAAAAGTATGACTTGCGAAGGAGCACCCGTGAAAGGCTTTCATTGGCGTCGGCAATCCGTGCGACCCAGAAATACGATGTTTACCCGCATGCGCAAGGTGGCAATTCTCCCCACCCTGTGCACACTCGCTAATGGCATGTGTGGCGTGACAGCCATCATGTTCATCACGCACATCGGCCCATCGGTGAATGTGGAACCTGCCTTGGCCCGCTATGTCGCAGGCTGGTTGATTTTTCTTGCCATGCTCTTTGATGTGCTCGATGGCTACCTGGCCCGGCGTGCCAACCAGGCCAGCCAGTTTGGCGCAGAACTCGACAGCCTTTGCGATGCCATCAGCTTTGGTGCTGCACCTGCCATTTTTCTGGTTCAACTGGCAGCGGCCGTCGAATGGAAAAACGTCCGCGATCTGATCTACGTCATCGGCTTGCTATACATGTGCTGTGCCATTCTTCGCCTGGCACGATTTAACGTAACCACCACGCTCGATGACAAGAGCCATCGATACTTCCAGGGTTTGCCTTCGCCAGCTGCAGCAGGGTGTATCGCTTCGCTCGTCGTGCTTCGTTACAACTTTACCGATCTGCAATGGGTATCAATTCCTACTGCTGATCTCATCATGTCCATCGCATCGCCACTGGCCGGCCTGGCGGTTGCGCTCCTCATGGTCTCCCGCATCCAGTATGTCCACATGGCTAACCGAGTGCTGCTTCGCCGGAAGAATTTCAGCAAGGTGGTGCA
This genomic stretch from Planctomycetia bacterium harbors:
- the pssA gene encoding CDP-diacylglycerol--serine O-phosphatidyltransferase: MKGFHWRRQSVRPRNTMFTRMRKVAILPTLCTLANGMCGVTAIMFITHIGPSVNVEPALARYVAGWLIFLAMLFDVLDGYLARRANQASQFGAELDSLCDAISFGAAPAIFLVQLAAAVEWKNVRDLIYVIGLLYMCCAILRLARFNVTTTLDDKSHRYFQGLPSPAAAGCIASLVVLRYNFTDLQWVSIPTADLIMSIASPLAGLAVALLMVSRIQYVHMANRVLLRRKNFSKVVQAVMVMLMVIMFRELALGLIFWGYALYGPVRYFWSRWQRTNTPEVITAPVDTTPSTN